Proteins from one Eriocheir sinensis breed Jianghai 21 chromosome 27, ASM2467909v1, whole genome shotgun sequence genomic window:
- the LOC127004130 gene encoding proton-coupled folate transporter-like isoform X1, whose protein sequence is MKTPANAAKRIKCLPSRGEDDEDRKPCPMSPPNVAWALWLKLRAILSQVAVEPVMLLDGLAYSIMIVYVENLQMDKICLVNLNLTQEVCSNLSNHPDENIAMQQYFSVFGMYNGIIMAFLPLFFILFMGAWSDKYGRKVPLYIATLGHFCWAAGYLVNSWVSHWPVEYILVAALMDSLGGGTVSFLTAANAYISDVTSEESRTTRVGLANSIWFLGGPIGTLLGTYIYMYGGYQILFGTAVVLHCISLTYLFFLPESHGPFAKHKSKKSQDQSDEAQQIRLSFKKPSEIAEDSSKISIWRMFLDFFNYERIVDSFRCTFKPRGGFVRVFILLLILCNLLRKLGRGAYMYLFTRKVLDWRETDYGLWVTYKNLIAALGSLAAVPLLSQVLKVSDNYLALLGAFSSVADYTLYGLVSESSEFLVWIAPAAALLVNSCVIAIRSILSKFVTGDELGKVSAVMGALDGVMPMISFSLYTAIYHATVKEYPGTQFFFGAAGNLLMTLIFIFIIVFNTSRSYNIEDLTSVEGCDTVKPTSLRFFSERLNNHLRPGVNSFEDNDGADAQRTTIVLSGVNFHLGTPINRKKKLTPTRSQTLSVLSTVSEMSATERARIQEEITNPRKYVDMKAASVSKESAGIDNAAYVSSEDDASGTATVAEVTQSSEKAAARVE, encoded by the exons ATGAAGACTCCTGCTAACGCTGCT AAACGCATAAAGTGTCTTCCTTCCCGCGGCGAGGATGACGAGGACCGCAAGCCGTGCCCCATGTCGCCCCCGAACGTGGCCTGGGCGCTGTGGCTCAAGCTGCGAGCCATACTTTCCCAGGTGGCCGTGGAGCCGGTGATGCTGCTGGACGGCCTCGCCTACTCCATCATGATTGTGTACGTGGAAAACCTCCAGATGGACAAGATCTGCTTGGTGAACCTCAACCTGACACAGGAGGTGTGCAGCAACCTCTCCAACCACCCAGATGAAAACATTGCCATGCAGCAGTACTTTAGCGTGTTTGGCATGTACAACGGCATAATAATGGCCTTCCTGCCgttgttttttatattatttatgggCGCCTGGAGCGACAAGTATGGCAGAAAGGTGCCCCTCTACATAGCCACCCTTGGCCACTTCTGCTGGGCCGCCGGCTACCTCGTTAACTCGTGGGTCAGTCACTGGCCCGTCGAGTACATCTTGGTGGCGGCCCTTATGGACTCCCTCGGCGGCGGCACCGTGTCCTTCCTCACCGCTGCCAACGCGTACATCAGTGACGTCACCTCAGAGGAGTCTCGAACCACAAGAGTCGGACTCGCCAATAGTATATGGTTCCTAGGCGGCCCCATTGGTACGTTGCTTGGTACCTACATATACATGTACGGCGGCTACCAAATCCTGTTTGGCACTGCGGTGGTCCTGCACTGCATCTCCCTCACCTACCTGTTCTTCCTGCCGGAGAGTCACGGACCCTTCGCTAAGCACAAGTCAAAGAAGAGCCAAGATCAGAGTGATGAGGCGCAACAAATTCGTTTGTCCTTCAAGAAGCCCAGCGAGATTGCAGAAGATTCAAGCAAAATATCGATCTGGAGAATGTTCTTGGACTTCTTCAACTACGAGAGAATTGTAGACTCATTCCGTTGCACCTTCAAGCCCAGAGGTGGATTCGTGAGGGTCTTCATCCTGCTCCTCATTCTGTGCAATCTTCTTCGTAAGCTGGGAAGAG GCGCCTACATGTACCTGTTCACCCGCAAGGTCTTGGACTGGAGGGAGACTGACTACGGCCTCTGGGTCACCTACAAGAACCTCATCGCTGCCCTCG GCTCCCTTGCTGCTGTCCCACTCCTCTCCCAAGTTCTCAAGGTCTCCGACAATTACCTTGCTCTGTTGGGCGCCTTCTCCTCCGTCGCTGACTACACCTTGTACGGCCTCGTCTCAGAGAGCTCAGAGTTCCTCGTGTGGATAG CCCCCGCCGCAGCACTCCTCGTCAATTCCTGCGTCATTGCCATTCGCTCTATCCTCTCCAAATTTGTAACCGGCGACGAGTTGG GCAAAGTGTCGGCCGTCATGGGGGCTCTGGACGGTGTGATGCCGATGATTAGTTTCTCGCTCTACACCGCCATCTACCACGCCACCGTCAAGGAATACCCGGGCACTCAGTTCTTCTTCGGTGCCGCCGGCAACCTTCTCATGACCCTCATATTCAT CTTCATCATCGTGTTCAACACCTCGCGCAGCTACAACATCGAAGACCTCACTTCCGTGGAAGGCTGCGACACGGTCAAGCCCACCTCACTAAGATTCTTCAGCGAGCGTCTCAATAACCATCTTCGTCCAGGCGTGAACTCCTTCGAGGATAACGACGGCGCTGACGCACAGCGAACCACCATCGTCCTTTCCGGCGTCAACTTCCACCTGGGAACTCCCATCAACAGGAAGAAAAAACTCACTCCCACCAGGAGTCAGACGTTGTCTGTTCTCAGCACTGTCTCAGAAATGTCAGCAACAGAGAGAGCTCGTATCCAAGAAGAAATTACAAATCCTCGAAAGTATGTTGACATGAAAGCGGCCTCTGTGAGTAAGGAATCCGCAGGCATTGACAACGCCGCCTACGTAAGCTCAGAAGATGACGCTAGCGGCACAGCCACGGTAGCAGAGGTGACTCAAAGTTCGGAAAAAGCTGCGGCAAgagttgaatga
- the LOC127004130 gene encoding proton-coupled folate transporter-like isoform X2, protein MNTEKRIKCLPSRGEDDEDRKPCPMSPPNVAWALWLKLRAILSQVAVEPVMLLDGLAYSIMIVYVENLQMDKICLVNLNLTQEVCSNLSNHPDENIAMQQYFSVFGMYNGIIMAFLPLFFILFMGAWSDKYGRKVPLYIATLGHFCWAAGYLVNSWVSHWPVEYILVAALMDSLGGGTVSFLTAANAYISDVTSEESRTTRVGLANSIWFLGGPIGTLLGTYIYMYGGYQILFGTAVVLHCISLTYLFFLPESHGPFAKHKSKKSQDQSDEAQQIRLSFKKPSEIAEDSSKISIWRMFLDFFNYERIVDSFRCTFKPRGGFVRVFILLLILCNLLRKLGRGAYMYLFTRKVLDWRETDYGLWVTYKNLIAALGSLAAVPLLSQVLKVSDNYLALLGAFSSVADYTLYGLVSESSEFLVWIAPAAALLVNSCVIAIRSILSKFVTGDELGKVSAVMGALDGVMPMISFSLYTAIYHATVKEYPGTQFFFGAAGNLLMTLIFIFIIVFNTSRSYNIEDLTSVEGCDTVKPTSLRFFSERLNNHLRPGVNSFEDNDGADAQRTTIVLSGVNFHLGTPINRKKKLTPTRSQTLSVLSTVSEMSATERARIQEEITNPRKYVDMKAASVSKESAGIDNAAYVSSEDDASGTATVAEVTQSSEKAAARVE, encoded by the exons AAACGCATAAAGTGTCTTCCTTCCCGCGGCGAGGATGACGAGGACCGCAAGCCGTGCCCCATGTCGCCCCCGAACGTGGCCTGGGCGCTGTGGCTCAAGCTGCGAGCCATACTTTCCCAGGTGGCCGTGGAGCCGGTGATGCTGCTGGACGGCCTCGCCTACTCCATCATGATTGTGTACGTGGAAAACCTCCAGATGGACAAGATCTGCTTGGTGAACCTCAACCTGACACAGGAGGTGTGCAGCAACCTCTCCAACCACCCAGATGAAAACATTGCCATGCAGCAGTACTTTAGCGTGTTTGGCATGTACAACGGCATAATAATGGCCTTCCTGCCgttgttttttatattatttatgggCGCCTGGAGCGACAAGTATGGCAGAAAGGTGCCCCTCTACATAGCCACCCTTGGCCACTTCTGCTGGGCCGCCGGCTACCTCGTTAACTCGTGGGTCAGTCACTGGCCCGTCGAGTACATCTTGGTGGCGGCCCTTATGGACTCCCTCGGCGGCGGCACCGTGTCCTTCCTCACCGCTGCCAACGCGTACATCAGTGACGTCACCTCAGAGGAGTCTCGAACCACAAGAGTCGGACTCGCCAATAGTATATGGTTCCTAGGCGGCCCCATTGGTACGTTGCTTGGTACCTACATATACATGTACGGCGGCTACCAAATCCTGTTTGGCACTGCGGTGGTCCTGCACTGCATCTCCCTCACCTACCTGTTCTTCCTGCCGGAGAGTCACGGACCCTTCGCTAAGCACAAGTCAAAGAAGAGCCAAGATCAGAGTGATGAGGCGCAACAAATTCGTTTGTCCTTCAAGAAGCCCAGCGAGATTGCAGAAGATTCAAGCAAAATATCGATCTGGAGAATGTTCTTGGACTTCTTCAACTACGAGAGAATTGTAGACTCATTCCGTTGCACCTTCAAGCCCAGAGGTGGATTCGTGAGGGTCTTCATCCTGCTCCTCATTCTGTGCAATCTTCTTCGTAAGCTGGGAAGAG GCGCCTACATGTACCTGTTCACCCGCAAGGTCTTGGACTGGAGGGAGACTGACTACGGCCTCTGGGTCACCTACAAGAACCTCATCGCTGCCCTCG GCTCCCTTGCTGCTGTCCCACTCCTCTCCCAAGTTCTCAAGGTCTCCGACAATTACCTTGCTCTGTTGGGCGCCTTCTCCTCCGTCGCTGACTACACCTTGTACGGCCTCGTCTCAGAGAGCTCAGAGTTCCTCGTGTGGATAG CCCCCGCCGCAGCACTCCTCGTCAATTCCTGCGTCATTGCCATTCGCTCTATCCTCTCCAAATTTGTAACCGGCGACGAGTTGG GCAAAGTGTCGGCCGTCATGGGGGCTCTGGACGGTGTGATGCCGATGATTAGTTTCTCGCTCTACACCGCCATCTACCACGCCACCGTCAAGGAATACCCGGGCACTCAGTTCTTCTTCGGTGCCGCCGGCAACCTTCTCATGACCCTCATATTCAT CTTCATCATCGTGTTCAACACCTCGCGCAGCTACAACATCGAAGACCTCACTTCCGTGGAAGGCTGCGACACGGTCAAGCCCACCTCACTAAGATTCTTCAGCGAGCGTCTCAATAACCATCTTCGTCCAGGCGTGAACTCCTTCGAGGATAACGACGGCGCTGACGCACAGCGAACCACCATCGTCCTTTCCGGCGTCAACTTCCACCTGGGAACTCCCATCAACAGGAAGAAAAAACTCACTCCCACCAGGAGTCAGACGTTGTCTGTTCTCAGCACTGTCTCAGAAATGTCAGCAACAGAGAGAGCTCGTATCCAAGAAGAAATTACAAATCCTCGAAAGTATGTTGACATGAAAGCGGCCTCTGTGAGTAAGGAATCCGCAGGCATTGACAACGCCGCCTACGTAAGCTCAGAAGATGACGCTAGCGGCACAGCCACGGTAGCAGAGGTGACTCAAAGTTCGGAAAAAGCTGCGGCAAgagttgaatga
- the LOC127004130 gene encoding proton-coupled folate transporter-like isoform X3: MSPPNVAWALWLKLRAILSQVAVEPVMLLDGLAYSIMIVYVENLQMDKICLVNLNLTQEVCSNLSNHPDENIAMQQYFSVFGMYNGIIMAFLPLFFILFMGAWSDKYGRKVPLYIATLGHFCWAAGYLVNSWVSHWPVEYILVAALMDSLGGGTVSFLTAANAYISDVTSEESRTTRVGLANSIWFLGGPIGTLLGTYIYMYGGYQILFGTAVVLHCISLTYLFFLPESHGPFAKHKSKKSQDQSDEAQQIRLSFKKPSEIAEDSSKISIWRMFLDFFNYERIVDSFRCTFKPRGGFVRVFILLLILCNLLRKLGRGAYMYLFTRKVLDWRETDYGLWVTYKNLIAALGSLAAVPLLSQVLKVSDNYLALLGAFSSVADYTLYGLVSESSEFLVWIAPAAALLVNSCVIAIRSILSKFVTGDELGKVSAVMGALDGVMPMISFSLYTAIYHATVKEYPGTQFFFGAAGNLLMTLIFIFIIVFNTSRSYNIEDLTSVEGCDTVKPTSLRFFSERLNNHLRPGVNSFEDNDGADAQRTTIVLSGVNFHLGTPINRKKKLTPTRSQTLSVLSTVSEMSATERARIQEEITNPRKYVDMKAASVSKESAGIDNAAYVSSEDDASGTATVAEVTQSSEKAAARVE; encoded by the exons ATGTCGCCCCCGAACGTGGCCTGGGCGCTGTGGCTCAAGCTGCGAGCCATACTTTCCCAGGTGGCCGTGGAGCCGGTGATGCTGCTGGACGGCCTCGCCTACTCCATCATGATTGTGTACGTGGAAAACCTCCAGATGGACAAGATCTGCTTGGTGAACCTCAACCTGACACAGGAGGTGTGCAGCAACCTCTCCAACCACCCAGATGAAAACATTGCCATGCAGCAGTACTTTAGCGTGTTTGGCATGTACAACGGCATAATAATGGCCTTCCTGCCgttgttttttatattatttatgggCGCCTGGAGCGACAAGTATGGCAGAAAGGTGCCCCTCTACATAGCCACCCTTGGCCACTTCTGCTGGGCCGCCGGCTACCTCGTTAACTCGTGGGTCAGTCACTGGCCCGTCGAGTACATCTTGGTGGCGGCCCTTATGGACTCCCTCGGCGGCGGCACCGTGTCCTTCCTCACCGCTGCCAACGCGTACATCAGTGACGTCACCTCAGAGGAGTCTCGAACCACAAGAGTCGGACTCGCCAATAGTATATGGTTCCTAGGCGGCCCCATTGGTACGTTGCTTGGTACCTACATATACATGTACGGCGGCTACCAAATCCTGTTTGGCACTGCGGTGGTCCTGCACTGCATCTCCCTCACCTACCTGTTCTTCCTGCCGGAGAGTCACGGACCCTTCGCTAAGCACAAGTCAAAGAAGAGCCAAGATCAGAGTGATGAGGCGCAACAAATTCGTTTGTCCTTCAAGAAGCCCAGCGAGATTGCAGAAGATTCAAGCAAAATATCGATCTGGAGAATGTTCTTGGACTTCTTCAACTACGAGAGAATTGTAGACTCATTCCGTTGCACCTTCAAGCCCAGAGGTGGATTCGTGAGGGTCTTCATCCTGCTCCTCATTCTGTGCAATCTTCTTCGTAAGCTGGGAAGAG GCGCCTACATGTACCTGTTCACCCGCAAGGTCTTGGACTGGAGGGAGACTGACTACGGCCTCTGGGTCACCTACAAGAACCTCATCGCTGCCCTCG GCTCCCTTGCTGCTGTCCCACTCCTCTCCCAAGTTCTCAAGGTCTCCGACAATTACCTTGCTCTGTTGGGCGCCTTCTCCTCCGTCGCTGACTACACCTTGTACGGCCTCGTCTCAGAGAGCTCAGAGTTCCTCGTGTGGATAG CCCCCGCCGCAGCACTCCTCGTCAATTCCTGCGTCATTGCCATTCGCTCTATCCTCTCCAAATTTGTAACCGGCGACGAGTTGG GCAAAGTGTCGGCCGTCATGGGGGCTCTGGACGGTGTGATGCCGATGATTAGTTTCTCGCTCTACACCGCCATCTACCACGCCACCGTCAAGGAATACCCGGGCACTCAGTTCTTCTTCGGTGCCGCCGGCAACCTTCTCATGACCCTCATATTCAT CTTCATCATCGTGTTCAACACCTCGCGCAGCTACAACATCGAAGACCTCACTTCCGTGGAAGGCTGCGACACGGTCAAGCCCACCTCACTAAGATTCTTCAGCGAGCGTCTCAATAACCATCTTCGTCCAGGCGTGAACTCCTTCGAGGATAACGACGGCGCTGACGCACAGCGAACCACCATCGTCCTTTCCGGCGTCAACTTCCACCTGGGAACTCCCATCAACAGGAAGAAAAAACTCACTCCCACCAGGAGTCAGACGTTGTCTGTTCTCAGCACTGTCTCAGAAATGTCAGCAACAGAGAGAGCTCGTATCCAAGAAGAAATTACAAATCCTCGAAAGTATGTTGACATGAAAGCGGCCTCTGTGAGTAAGGAATCCGCAGGCATTGACAACGCCGCCTACGTAAGCTCAGAAGATGACGCTAGCGGCACAGCCACGGTAGCAGAGGTGACTCAAAGTTCGGAAAAAGCTGCGGCAAgagttgaatga